Genomic DNA from Deltaproteobacteria bacterium:
TTCGTTTGAATCCACCAGAGCCACCAACTCTGCATTCTTGATCCGACGGGTGATGTTGATCCCGTGGACCATCCCAGCCCGTCCTGTTCCCACCAGGCAGAAACGCACTCTGTCCATCTCTCTCTGACTCCCTCCCACTGGCGACTTCGGCACGAGGACCGGAAGCGCTGTTCCCTATACGATACCGAGATCTGAGAGTGTTTCTTTCTTCGGTATGCCCTTTTCGTCCCAACCCCTGACCTGGTAATACTCGTCGAGCATTTCGTTGTACATTTCAGGAGTAATGACCTTCCCTTTTGCCATGCCTTCGGGCAGAGGCTCCTCCATGATCCGCCTGGGAAGCATGTCATCCTCTCTCGTGATCCCCTCCCGATTGAGGATCAACCTCTCGAGGGTATATATCCGGCTGCCGATGGTCATCAACTCGGGATTGAAATCGTAACCGGTCACGTATTCCAGTACCTTTCCACTGGGATCGTCGGTAAACCCGAGAGCGCCCCTGACGACGGTACAGATGCCCAGGGAGTCGACATAGGCGCGATTGTCCTGGAGCTTCTTTACCAGATATCCCTTTCCCCTGGTAGCAAAACGGTCATAGGTTTTGGTCAATAGCTCATCCCGGATCGTCCATCCCCCAACGTTGTGGCAGGCCCCGCGGCTCGAAGTGCCGAAACCGAGGCCGATTCCGTGAAAACCCCGCGGCTCGTAATGGGCAAAGGCCAGCCCCTTCACGTGCATCATGTAGTATTCCAGTTCGGGCCGTTTCTTCCTTATTCCGGAAAACCCCTCTGCCAAAAGTGCGCCCAGCCCTTCTTGCCTGGCGATTCGACGAACCATCTCCACCATGGCTTCGGCATTGCCGAAACGAAGATCGAGACCGTCTACCTCTTTCTTGGAGATCAGCCCCCGCTCAAAGCACTCCATGGCAAAGGCGATGAGGACCCCGGTGGTCATCGTGTCGATGCCTTCCTCGTCACAGATCTGATTGGCCGCAATGATGGCTCCGAAATCACTCACCCCGCACTGGCCTCCGAAGGCTCCGATGGTCTCGTATTCAGGGTCGCTTTGGGCTCCCTTGAAGGGCCCATCCTGAACCATACAGACCTTTCCACAACCCACAGGGCATCTATAGCAGGCCTTGTTTCGCACGAAATAGTGCCCTTTCATGTAGACCGAGCTGATTGTCTCTATCCCCTCAAAGACAGCGGTTTGAAAATTTCGCGTGGGATAGCACCCCAGCTCGTTTATGACCTCCGTGTACTGAGCCGTGCCGTGTGTGGTGTGAGTATGCTTGGATTGTCGAACGTTTGCCCGCGCCTGGGACACGTAATCTTTGAGGGCTTCCGGTTTCGCAATATCGACTCCTCCCGTTCCACAGGCCACCAGGGCTTTGACGTTCTTTGCAGCCATGGCAGCACCGGCGCCTCCACGGCCAAAACTCCTCCCATCGACCTGAATACAGGCGACCCGGACGCCTCGTTCTGCCGCAGGACCGACCGAGACCACACCGATCTTCCTGCCTGGCATGACCTTCTTGAAGTACTCATCAACCTCGGTTGTTTTTCTACCCCACAGATGGGAGGCACCCTGGAACTCGAGTCCCGTATTCCCGATAAGGATGGAGACCGGGGAGGAAGCCTTCCCTTCCAGGATCAGCCCATCGTACCCGGCGAATTTCAGGTAAGGGCCGAAATTCCCACCGG
This window encodes:
- a CDS encoding aldehyde ferredoxin oxidoreductase family protein yields the protein MFRGGYAGKILRIDLDRARVSEVDYPEDIKEQYLGGRGLAAYFYHQEMPSRVDPLSGENKIFLMTGPLTGTPVLASTKMQLATRSPDTGHYLCTNSGGNFGPYLKFAGYDGLILEGKASSPVSILIGNTGLEFQGASHLWGRKTTEVDEYFKKVMPGRKIGVVSVGPAAERGVRVACIQVDGRSFGRGGAGAAMAAKNVKALVACGTGGVDIAKPEALKDYVSQARANVRQSKHTHTTHGTAQYTEVINELGCYPTRNFQTAVFEGIETISSVYMKGHYFVRNKACYRCPVGCGKVCMVQDGPFKGAQSDPEYETIGAFGGQCGVSDFGAIIAANQICDEEGIDTMTTGVLIAFAMECFERGLISKKEVDGLDLRFGNAEAMVEMVRRIARQEGLGALLAEGFSGIRKKRPELEYYMMHVKGLAFAHYEPRGFHGIGLGFGTSSRGACHNVGGWTIRDELLTKTYDRFATRGKGYLVKKLQDNRAYVDSLGICTVVRGALGFTDDPSGKVLEYVTGYDFNPELMTIGSRIYTLERLILNREGITREDDMLPRRIMEEPLPEGMAKGKVITPEMYNEMLDEYYQVRGWDEKGIPKKETLSDLGIV